The Primulina tabacum isolate GXHZ01 chromosome 10, ASM2559414v2, whole genome shotgun sequence region CAGAGGTGGAGTCGACGACGTTCAAGATAGTCAACAAGTGCCGCCGCACCATATGGCCCGGCATACTTACCGGCGCCGATAGGCCGATTCTTTATCCCACGGGCTTTGTATTGAAGAGAGGGAAATCAAAGACTCTCACGGTGCCCGACTCGTGGTCGGGTCGGATCTGGGCTCGGACTCACTGCTCCAACGACCCATCCACCGGGAAATTCACCTGCGGCACCGCGGACTGCGGTTCCGGAAAGTTACAATGCGCCGGGAGCGGCGCTATACCCCCCGCAACGTTGGCCGAGTTCACCCTCAACGGCGACCAGGGCCTTGACTTCTATGATGTCAGCTTGGTTGATGGGTACAACCTCCCAATGCTGATCGTGACCAGAGGAGGTACAAGAGGTGGTTGCAGCTCAACCGGGTGTCTGGTTGATTTGAACGGCGCTTGCCCGAGGGAGCTGACGGTGGCCCGTGGGAACGGCAGCCGGAGTGAAAGCGTGGCGTGCAAGAGCGCCTGCGAGGCGTTCGGGGATCCTATGTACTGCTGCAGCGAGGCCTTCAACACGCCGGACACGTGTCACCCGTCGGTGTACTCGGAGTTCTTCAAGCATGCTTGCCCACGCGCCTACAGCTACGCCTACGACGACACGACGAGCACCTTCACCTGTGCTTCCGCCGACTACATTATAATCTTCTGCCCATTGCCTTACACCAGGTATAACCATCGTGTGTACCATACACTTCGATAttgttaatttatgaaaattataCATGAATTTCGAAATTGTATTCACGCAAGCAATGccactaaaaataaaaagttaatTGCTGAGAAAAAAGTAAAGTGTGAATATATGCTATATTATGACACGGATGAGCAAGAATCAGAACCAAAATGGCTTGGGAAGGAGACATTTACAAGCTTTACATTATATAATTTTCCCTGCCAATTTAGCCTCCGGTAatgatttttaaactttgaattCGAGTTTGAGTTATATTGGTCTTGTAATCTTGTTGTGAGATTGTATTACTTCTTTTTTTCCATTCGAATTAACTAAGAAAACCACAAAAAATGCTTTGGTAGTGTTTCCACTGTGGTTGTAAAGGTATGTGATGGGAAAAGATTGAACGAAAATTGTATCACTCCATATTCTATGTTGATACATTTTCTGTGTATTCGTTATATTATTCGGTAGAGTTTCTCTGCTCCATTTTTTCAGCATGAAGATGCTGGGAGCACGCACGGACGAAGCGAAGTTGCCACTGGTTAACAAAACCATGATGTACATTGGGCGGCATCACACGAGTTTATCATCCCAAGGTTCGACTTCAATAGATGTAGGGCGGGTTGGGAATGCAAAAATTGTAGTCTTAGaaaattatacataaaaatTCGGAACATTTTATTTGAGGGGCTGATCCACCCGGCAACTAGATTTCACCTCGTGCTGTTTTGCACTAACGTGCATGTTACTAACTGCAGTCGAATTCTTTCAGGCTGATTACCAGTCATTGTAGCCGAAGCATGATCATTTTGTTGTGAATTCCATGATACCGTTAAGGCCCCTGTTTTCTCCATGGTTTCTTGGATTTGATTATAAGAAGTCTACAACATGAGGATGTCAAAGGGCTTACATGCTGTTACTCTATCGTATCTTTGAGGTGTTCATTCTGTCCTACTTTTTCGTTTGTTGTTCGCTAGCTTGTTTTCTTGGTCGCGCATTGTCAAACTCAAACATTTATGACCTGAGTCTCGTGAAATCAATTGCTCCACCACATGTTACTGCTGCGCATATTTAGATTAAATTTGTATTGGAGTGTTCGAGTAGTTCCAACTCCCTTTCTTGTCTAAAATAGTTGGTGGAGGGAAACGTTGTCTGTAATTTTTCTTCTACTTAGATTAAAACATGAAAGTGGACAGGGAAACAGGCCGAAATCATAGACCCCTCAAGTTTCCTTGTAAAAAGTCTAAATTGCCAATGGATTGGGCTCATTTACCTCGGAAAGGGATTTcatgcaaaataaaaataaagaaaatcaGCATCAACAGAATCTTGATAAATCTGAAAAATTTGCCATCCATCTTGCATTTAGAACCATTCATTCTATTAGAATAACAGTGGAGATACGTGCCCCAGCCCCGAGCAGCACAGTTAGTGACACTCGAAATAAATCCAGATATTTCTTTCTGATTGAGGATAGAAAGCAGTACAGATCTGAAGCTTAGAACCTCAGCCCCACACAATGAACGTTGGATGACCCACACGGTGaaatatccaaaaaaaaaatcaaaaacagTGGACAAATCTTGATCATTTATCAGACTTGAATCCACTgttacataatataatatagtcaTGCCAAACAAGAAAATAGTATTCccacttgattttaaaatatttaagctTAGAATTTTGGATACTACATGCAAATTAAATGGGACCTAAATTTTCTCACTGCTGGTCCGCCACCCGAATTGAACTTTTCAGAATGGTTGCCCTCGTTGTATCAACAACGATCGTTTTCAAATAGAAATAACAAACCCAACCTGATTTGTAAGTTGCAAGCTACtgcatttaattaattattaattattcaaTTATCTTGTCCCTTGTTGCATTCTTTTTATGCGGACTTTTGTgaacaaatgaaaaaattaGTCAATTTTTTCAATCATACATGAtctcgactcgactcgactgGACTcgatgattattttttttctttaaattatccTGAATGGATTCTTGGGTCACACCATGGGTCCCAATAAGTCGTAACAATAAACAGAGTCTCGTTCTCAATGTCTCAGCATGGTTAAAACTTTTGACATTGACTAGTGTTCTTGGTAATTTATGgtattatttgttttttttatcagaataatttaaaatgcatacatgaaaaaaatacttttgattattgTCCGAGTATGTATATGATTCtataacattttttatttttttaattgtaaaaGGCATATCTATTTTACTTTATTTGAAACTAGTCATGCAATGCTGGCTTGGTTATGATGAAAATGTTAtagagtaggttttttgtgagacggtctcacaaatttttatctgtgagacgagtcaaccctaccgatattcaaaattaaaaaatatttttagcataaaaagtaatatttttcatggatgacccaaataatagatgtgtctcacaaaatacgacgcgtgagatcgtctcacacaagtttttgtggATGTTACAAAATAAAGGGACTTTTGAAGAAACAATCAAATATCCACTGCTAAAAGAAAGAGTGTGCAATTAATTCATTCTTTCAGTTTGTTCTTTTACATTGAATTTTtgtatttcataaaaaaaattaatatattgttcagaaaatatatatattaaaagacGAGAATGAGGAATCCGAAGCAGTCGCTGGTCTCTCGAAATGGTCTTGGGGTGTAAAATTATATAGACGTACGTGAAAAGAGTTAAACCAGTTTTTTTTGTGGGttataaaattcatttttttttttttggtttaattGAAATTTTGTCTATTcttaattttgataatataatagtttgtttttttaaagcgtaatataataattttttattgttcttcttaatttcattaataatgttcattttaaaaaatcattaatattaggtttttaaatgatttattattattattattttatttaaatattataataatgtattttaaaaataaaattttatgataaataggacttgcattaaaaaaaaacaatttaatattttttataattaaaaaaccCCTTTCCCTTTTTTATCAGTTTTTATAGCTGTTTCAGATGTTTTCATCAAGAAGTCTCGACAAAAACCTCAGCTTCCATCCAGGACTGCAACCCTCCCGAGAACACAAGAGGCCATTGTTTCTCTACCCTCTTATCTTTTATCATCTTCCCTACATCTCCATTGCTATGCCCAACTGTTAGAGAATCATATGTTTATGTCTTCAAAAGTTTGCTTGAAAGTAGGAAACGTCGCAGTCATGGATGCCGCCGCCTCTTCTCCTTCTTCTTCATCCTTCATTTCAAGCTTCCTCGTTACTCTTCTACTCTTCGCTAGAGGTGAAGTATATTTTTTCCCGACATTCGTTCTCTTTACGTTTTCAAGCATGAACATGTTTTTTTGCCTTCTGAAGCTACAGTTGTTCTACACGTACGTACTGTATTGGGAGCTTAGTTCTTGATTTTTGACTGGGTTTTCGTTCTTGAATCCCTATGTGACGCAGGTGCATTTGGGGAAACGTTTACGTTTGTTAACAGATGCGAGGAAACTGTATGGCCCGGTATACTAGCAAATGCGGGCAGTCCAAAGCTTGAAACCACTGGATTCGAGCTTCCACAAGGTTCCTACCGTACCATCATTGCTCCCGCCGGCTGGTCCGGCCGGTTTTGGGGCCGAACGGAATGCGCATTCCCGTGGTCGGACCCCGGTTCCTGCAGAACTGCTGATTGCGGGTCGGGTGAACTCGAATGCAACGGTTTCGGAGCTGCCCCACCGGTCACTCTGGCGGAGTTTTCCCTCGGCACCGGCGGTTTGGACTTCTATGATGTCAGCCTGGTTGACGGGTATAATCTACCCATGATCGTGGAGACCACTGGCGGGTCGGGTATGTGTGCTTCCACAGGATGTGTGACGGACCTGAACCGGGTATGCCCATCGGAACTCCGGGTTGAAGGCGGGGGTGCGTGTAAGAGTGCGTGTGAGGCGTTCGGGAGCCCGGAGTACTGTTGCAGCGGCGCGTTTAACTCACCCGCCGCCTGCAGGCCGTCCGTTTACGCGCAGATGTTCAAGTCTGCTTGCCCCAGATCATATAGCTACGCGTACGATGATCCCACAAGCACTTTTACGTGCTCCGGCGCCGATTATACGGTCACGTTTTGCCCCTCTGTGCCTAGGTAAAACAGTACTCCTGAATCTTGATGGTTTTTCATGATTTTGACAACTTATTCGTTTAGTCAAAAGAGTAACTAAATTATTAGCATTAACTTATTAATTTTACTGCTTTCAAAGAAAAAGTTCATAATTTTACCAGAAATGGATAGAAAGCAAGTTGGCGACTTTACATTCTTGGGGATTTTTTGTCACATTGAAGAAATCATTTACAGATTCACCAAATAATTCTAGGTGAAGACATTGAATGCTAATACACCACTAATGAATGAGCTTCACCCATTATTGCACTTGTGTGTTGCAGTCAAAAATCTGCAAAGGATCCAACACCAACAGTGACAACTAATGGAGACGGGTACCTATCCGGGTCAGATCCAACGGGCATGAGTGGATCCGGTCTATGGATTACTGGGTCAGAACCGGATCCAGATTCCGTGTCCGGGTCCCAGGCCTTCATAACAGATGGGTCATGGCTTGCTGATTTGGCTACGGGGGATTCAGCTAGGGTTTATTGCCTGCCAACATTACCTATCATATTCTTGACTTTTATCTTTGGCATCCTTTGTCTGCAGTGTACCAATGACAAAAAGACATAATTGAACTCGAAGCAAGGCTATCTCGAAGGGATTAAGGTTTTGGCTTTTGTCGGAAAAAATGCAAATGAATTCCTTTTTTAATTGGTTTTCACACCTTAATGTGCGTAATATAATATATGTTAGGTTTACCTTTATACATAAATGTAAATCGTATCTTTCAATTCTAAAATCTGCTTACTGGACTAAACTGATAGATTTGTCCTTCCGCCTATTATTGTTACTTTTTTCCTTAAATTATGTACAATGTGTGTAATACTGTCTCCTTGGCCTATTTTAAGAATCTGTCGCGAGGGATGGATCCAAATCTTGTTTTTCTTCTTCGGAGCTTGTATAAATCTAAGTGAGATTTGATAAAAACGATAAAGAAAAGGAGAGGCACGCATAATCTGGTTTGAATTGTGACATTGCTGGTTTATGTCTGAGAAAAGTGGTAGGCCTTTGCTGAAATTACAAGCATAGACATAGCTTTTGTTATTTTCTGCCTTGACACATTGTACACTAGTCTTCAAGATATCAACTAATGATAACATATCATTTACCAGAAAATGTGCAACATATACAGATAGACAATTGGACATTTATAGCCGAGTTTAAAACTTGCTATTTTGATGGATGAACttgtaaattaagaaaatttataCAAGAACCTTGAATCTTTTTTCTCCGTTAGACGTTAGGAATTAATCCGCTCTTGTTGCGGCCTCTGCCCGCCAACTCTGCCTGTCAGTATTCTGCTTGCTTCTACTTGTAAGTTGTTAACTGATTGTAGGAACTTAAACGCTTAAAGACCAATTTGATATAGAGAGAATAAATGGGAATTAGTTGAATAAATGGAGTAATGGGTAATCAAAGAACTAATGCATATCATACATTGTAGTACGAATATTACACTTAATTTTAGTAATTAATATAGTTTTACTTTGTAAGTTTGATACAAAATGCTAAAAGTATCATATTGGTAACAGATCATCTTTTCATTATTTGAAAGATCTATTATATCAAAATTGTTTTTGTGCAAGTATAGAGttcataaatttaaaaattattttaaaacgtaCAAAAGTATTTCAATATTTGTtttctttaccatttgaaaatttttaacAGGTGTTTTCGAAATCGGATAGGACTGATCGGTTCGACTGGAAATTGGGCATTGGTCCGGTCCGATATACTCTTAAAAATCGTTTCAGCGGTTAAACCGATCCGATTGAATAagccattttttaaaaaagtagaCCGATTTGATCACGTGTCCGGTTATAAAAACATTGATTATTTGTACAATTATTAAAGAAGCGAAATGTCATTGTCATATTACTAAattaaatacatgttgcatTTTAAATTGATCAATTAATGGAATTATTTCACTAATTTACATTTTATTCCAACTTTACTCATTTTATATTAGAGTACTGACTTGACATTGAAGATCTAATCAAAGTCAGATGTTTTTTTTCGATATTTTTCAATATTACATCATTATTATTCGATATCATGTCAACTGTGTGTTgaaagaatattaaaattgataaaaattaagtgtaaaatattaatttaagtaggtAAGAGTTTTTCCCTATAACTACTTTGTATTAGCTTGTGTTTCAGCCCAACTATGAAATTAAAGAAGAAAGCCCATGTTGTTTGGGCCCAAGATCAGTAGTTGTCCTTTATTGGGCCGACCAAAGCGATTAAGCAAATAAAAAATCCAGAGTgaaaaaagaaaggaaagaacGGAACCAGATGCTACTGTGGGATTTGATAAATAAATCGCAGTAATTGCTCTGAAAATTTCCTGTCTTCCACTGACAGTCTATGGTTTCGGGTCGTTTGATTAGATTTCCCCTCAAACACCATTAAATCTGTCACTGGAACGAGAAGATTGTAGATTAACTGCCTCAGGAATTGTGTATCATATCGATGATTGGTCGAGGAGTGGGAAAattatgagtgatttgaaaagGGGGAGATGAGTCGAGATATCTCAGTGCTGTTTCAACCGCGGTGTCTGTTGATCTTCCTGGCGGCTTTTGTGCTGATCTTCTTTGTTTCTTCCTTCTCTCGAGTGGTATATTTTCCTTCTTTGGTTTTTATGTTTCGGTAAAAGTTAGATGTATTTTTATCGGGTAGTTGGATTGAATTGGTAATTGTGTGCTTACTTGGATCTGATGGGGATTTAAGGTCCTTGTGACGGTGCGGTTGATGGGTTTTGATTTGCTTCTGGTGTACTTGACTGATTAGTGAGTGTGAAAGTACGATAGTCTGTTGCAGTTAAGGGGCTTCTGTTGTCATTTGGATATTGTTTTTATGtgaaagaacaaaattttgaaaaactgATATCGAACTGATGAAATACACGAAAGTATTAGAGCTGAGTGCTGATAATATTTGCAGCAGAAAATGTGATCCATGTATAATCAATGGACATTCGATTTTTTGGGTGGTTAAAGCACGTTCAAGTGGTAATATTTAACTGTGGAGTGAGTTTAGTAGTGAGTAGTTCATGTTATTGTTCAGCAATATCTGTGCATGTTTGGAAAGATGTGTTCTTTAGTGTGTATGCTTCATGTCTAGTTCCGTAGGTGTGTCATAGTGATTACTTATGGTCAAAGTATAAGAAACTTCTTTGCACTAGAAGTGGTTTATCTTCCTTGACTAGGAATTACGGTTATGCCTCGCAATTTTGATATGACGAATGGACTTGAGCAATTTTTCATTTGCACAACTGTTGGTTTTAGAGTTCAACTTGACATGAACAACTTGTTCAATCTTTTTTTTTCGTATTCTAGTCAGCATTGGATGCCCATTTCAAATCAGAGTTCATGTAGTACTCCTTGGACAAATAGGAGGCATAACTACCAGGTTGCACCCAAGTTTGCAGAAAATATAATGTTCAATGAGTAAAGAAGTAATTATAGGCATCGTTAAGTACTCCATTTGCACGTGCTAGTTTTCCATTCATTTTTCTAAATTACTATCAGTTATTTTTTAAGCAATATTTGTCCAAATATGTATCTAGGAGATCTAAGTGCATGCATATGGATTCATTTAGTACTTAGATACCTTGAAGCCATGTTGGAGGCTGGTTTACGTTTTTCTAGTTTAATTATAAGGAAGAACTAACATGCCTTATAATATAGGGTGTGAGGTTggctaaaatattattatttttaaggCATGCTTTATGTagttatatttttatgtatattttcaaaaactttgatAGTTCTTTGCTGGTACAACAATACCTTTTTTCACGCAAAATCATCCCAAAAAGTCATGAAGGCAATAGTTTTTTCCTTTATACCTTTCTTAGATTTATTTGGATgctttctcatcttgcttccTTTATTTTCTAACTCATATTACATTTTCCTTTCTCGTGATTGGCTTTTTTAGAAAAACGTCTCATatgcatatatattttatttttcaggaGGAAGATAAGGTAGAAGAAATCTATGAAACCACTCACAGAGTGTTTTTGGATGTTGACATAGATAAGCAGCGAATAGGTAAAAGCCTTCATATTCTACCAGTCGCTTTATATAATATCATCATATCAATCCGGTACGTGATGATCTAAACTTAACCTTAAATAAAGTGTCGGGTGGTGaaattttggtaaaaaaaaGTGGTGGCTGATTGACAATTTGCAATGGGACGAGCAAGTGTTATATGCCAATCCGCAACATAATGGGTGCCAATTCAAAATGCATTGTCGCAAAGACTAATGTTCAAACACTACAAATTTACCTAAACCCTAagatagataaaaaaaataaactgggagggtgattttttttaattaattcatccAAAAAATCTGAGAATGTGAACTCTAAATATAATGAAAAAGAATTGTACATAATATTTTATTGGGGAATTTTGGTTATCTAACCATGGTCAACTTTTCAATTTGAAAAATGACCTTCTAGTGTATTTCAACACACTTGGGGAGGAAGAAGACCTAAAAATAGACCGGGTCTAAATAACAAAATATCCCTTTTTTATATGAATGAGAAAACTAGGATCAGCAAGCGACAAATGTACTTACCTATTCATGTATGCCTTAATATTTTTGTAGCAATTCTTAGTCTATGTCCTTTCAGTCACAAGATCGGGCAACAAATTATGCAAATAACTGTGCAAATTATCCCAcacaatattaaaaaaatatcaaataataaatTGAAATAGATAAAGGGATCAACAAAATGAAACATGTCGTTTAACACATAAATGTAGTCTTGTGCCTGTGCTAAGTGGTCAATATCTCCTGGTCATGGACTCTTCAAACTTTTTTTCTTCTTTGCGTTAGAAACAGGAAGATGAGAACTGTAGCTAGATCACACCCGGAAAACACTTTGGAGTCTGGACAAATAAGATGATACTTGATCTGTATATTCTGCATTAAGCTTCTCTTTTGTTTTCTATATTCAATTTTTGCATCTGACATCTATTGACCTACAGGTAGAATCATTATTGGTTTATATGGTCATGTCATGCCAAAGACTGTGGGTAATATTTTCAGCCTGATTCAATTGCTTTATTTCGGGCATATTAGTTTTACTATTTTGTCAAATGTTGAGTTCCTCATGTGCTGTTTCTGATTATACTTGCAATTGTATTTGCAGAGAACTTTAGGGCCTTGTGTACAGGTATTTGAAGATTGTCGAAGTCAACCTTTTAACACTCTTGAAGTGGAATGTTTTAATTTAGAGGCTGTTCTCTATTTatttccttgattttttttttctgggaTCAGGGGAGATGGGAAAAGCTGCAAATGGGATAGTTCTTCATTATAAAGGAACGCCATTTCATCGTATTATACCTGGATTCATGATACAAGGTGGAGATGTTGTCTCTGGAGATGGTAGAGGAAATCAATCTATATATGGTGGCACCTTCCGTGATGAAAATTTTAAGTTGAAGCATTCACACGCAGGTCTTCAGTTGTTGTACTGTTTTTTTAATCTTGCTTGTCGCAATGAACAAAACAACTAgttgaattttaagtttttaatCCTATCTTGCAAGTTAACGCATCTTGTAAGCCAAgagaaatgttttttttttcactttcaACGTGACCCAACCATGCACAGTCACTCACTTGCTCACTCATGTGGTGGTTTTTGCAGGCACTGTGTCCATGGTGAATTCAGGACCTGATTCTAATGGTTCGCAGTTTTTTATTACCACGGTCAAGGCATACTGGTGAGCTCTTGTGCTAAGGTCGATATAGAAACTCACATTTACACAAAGTTATAGCCCGAGGGAATGGTTGCCCATCTCTTTCTAATCATGACATATTTAGAATGTATATATTTGGCATTAATCATTGTAATATTGTAATGAGC contains the following coding sequences:
- the LOC142505373 gene encoding thaumatin-like protein 1b isoform X1, whose amino-acid sequence is MDRLLFLSIIVFALSFSSEVESTTFKIVNKCRRTIWPGILTGADRPILYPTGFVLKRGKSKTLTVPDSWSGRIWARTHCSNDPSTGKFTCGTADCGSGKLQCAGSGAIPPATLAEFTLNGDQGLDFYDVSLVDGYNLPMLIVTRGGTRGGCSSTGCLVDLNGACPRELTVARGNGSRSESVACKSACEAFGDPMYCCSEAFNTPDTCHPSVYSEFFKHACPRAYSYAYDDTTSTFTCASADYIIIFCPLPYTSMKMLGARTDEAKLPLVNKTMMYIGRHHTSLSSQG
- the LOC142505376 gene encoding thaumatin-like protein 1, giving the protein MFMSSKVCLKVGNVAVMDAAASSPSSSSFISSFLVTLLLFARGAFGETFTFVNRCEETVWPGILANAGSPKLETTGFELPQGSYRTIIAPAGWSGRFWGRTECAFPWSDPGSCRTADCGSGELECNGFGAAPPVTLAEFSLGTGGLDFYDVSLVDGYNLPMIVETTGGSGMCASTGCVTDLNRVCPSELRVEGGGACKSACEAFGSPEYCCSGAFNSPAACRPSVYAQMFKSACPRSYSYAYDDPTSTFTCSGADYTVTFCPSVPSQKSAKDPTPTVTTNGDGYLSGSDPTGMSGSGLWITGSEPDPDSVSGSQAFITDGSWLADLATGDSARVYCLPTLPIIFLTFIFGILCLQCTNDKKT
- the LOC142505375 gene encoding peptidyl-prolyl cis-trans isomerase CYP21-1-like, yielding MSRDISVLFQPRCLLIFLAAFVLIFFVSSFSRVEEDKVEEIYETTHRVFLDVDIDKQRIGRIIIGLYGHVMPKTVENFRALCTGEMGKAANGIVLHYKGTPFHRIIPGFMIQGGDVVSGDGRGNQSIYGGTFRDENFKLKHSHAGTVSMVNSGPDSNGSQFFITTVKAYWLDGEHVVFGKVIEGMDTVYAIEGGAGTYSGKPRKKVIITDSGEIPKNKWDEDTRTSMKRL
- the LOC142505373 gene encoding thaumatin-like protein 1b isoform X2, which codes for MDRLLFLSIIVFALSFSSEVESTTFKIVNKCRRTIWPGILTGADRPILYPTGFVLKRGKSKTLTVPDSWSGRIWARTHCSNDPSTGKFTCGTADCGSGKLQCAGSGAIPPATLAEFTLNGDQGLDFYDVSLVDGYNLPMLIVTRGGTRGGCSSTGCLVDLNGACPRELTVARGNGSRSESVACKSACEAFGDPMYCCSEAFNTPDTCHPSVYSEFFKHACPRAYSYAYDDTTSTFTCASADYIIIFCPLPYTRLITSHCSRSMIILL